The following proteins come from a genomic window of Bacillota bacterium:
- a CDS encoding clostripain-related cysteine peptidase, producing the protein MREPCRGAQHRHTLWTVLIYLAGAGGLEPAVSRSLLDLERARAEGLDVVVQLARAPQGLARDPGGRPANSAFGGKWTGARRYLLRATVGVVRKGRAVATSGRWTLVAERPDVNMADPHTLYDFVRWGLERASSPYRMVILSGHGVGILGALTDFANGAVWVMGVNGLARALSLAQAHAGKAIDVLVLDACYMNSLEVAYELAASDPPAARHLVVPAEISSLEGWPYRKILESLGQRQGSGAAGGCNYGPGPVPEERLGEGRTARGSAAVSTLIRCIGSACEYPPVAIKLDGNFFGLIKAAAHGLAQCLLAQGTPAAGRALSSLHALLRHGDRSHPCFGALRRLQEAAAEVIITGCEPEPNDRHRYLTVFVPTYPAEYREWSPYYETLQFARDNAWVRLLGGPLGSEEVSAYPGDLLPGPIPMPGHILVSSARL; encoded by the coding sequence ATGCGCGAACCCTGCCGCGGCGCCCAACACAGGCATACCCTGTGGACCGTGCTGATCTACCTGGCGGGTGCGGGCGGACTGGAACCAGCAGTGAGTCGATCGCTGTTGGATCTGGAACGGGCAAGGGCAGAGGGGTTGGATGTCGTGGTGCAGTTAGCGCGGGCCCCGCAAGGGCTGGCCCGGGACCCGGGCGGCAGGCCTGCAAATTCGGCCTTCGGTGGTAAGTGGACGGGGGCAAGACGGTACCTTCTTCGGGCCACGGTGGGGGTGGTGCGAAAGGGGAGGGCAGTCGCCACAAGCGGCCGCTGGACCCTGGTGGCTGAGCGGCCGGACGTGAACATGGCTGATCCCCACACGCTGTACGACTTTGTAAGGTGGGGTCTTGAAAGGGCGTCGTCCCCGTACCGGATGGTCATCCTGTCTGGCCACGGTGTGGGCATCCTCGGTGCGCTCACTGATTTTGCGAACGGCGCCGTCTGGGTCATGGGTGTCAATGGGCTTGCCCGCGCCCTTTCTCTGGCTCAGGCCCATGCCGGAAAGGCGATTGACGTGCTGGTTCTGGATGCGTGTTACATGAATTCCCTTGAGGTCGCGTACGAACTGGCTGCGTCCGATCCGCCGGCTGCTCGACACCTGGTGGTTCCGGCTGAGATCTCCTCCCTTGAGGGCTGGCCCTACCGTAAGATCCTGGAGTCGCTCGGCCAGCGCCAGGGGAGCGGGGCAGCGGGTGGGTGTAACTATGGCCCGGGCCCTGTCCCCGAAGAGAGGCTGGGGGAGGGACGGACCGCCCGGGGTAGCGCGGCAGTGAGCACCCTGATCAGGTGCATAGGCTCCGCCTGCGAGTATCCCCCTGTCGCCATAAAGTTGGACGGCAATTTCTTCGGGCTGATCAAAGCGGCAGCCCACGGCCTGGCGCAGTGCCTTCTGGCTCAGGGAACGCCTGCAGCAGGACGGGCTCTGAGCAGCCTGCATGCCCTCCTGCGCCATGGCGACCGGTCGCATCCTTGTTTTGGTGCGTTGCGCCGGCTGCAAGAGGCAGCCGCCGAGGTGATCATCACAGGGTGCGAACCTGAGCCAAACGACCGGCACCGGTACCTGACGGTATTCGTCCCCACGTACCCTGCGGAGTACCGCGAATGGAGTCCTTACTATGAAACCCTCCAGTTCGCCCGCGACAACGCCTGGGTGCGGCTGCTGGGGGGTCCTCTGGGCTCCGAGGAAGTTTCTGCTTACCCGGGTGATCTCTTGCCCGGCCCCATCCCCATGCCTGGCCACATTCTGGTTTCATCTGCCAGGCTGTGA